The following coding sequences lie in one Arachis hypogaea cultivar Tifrunner chromosome 9, arahy.Tifrunner.gnm2.J5K5, whole genome shotgun sequence genomic window:
- the LOC112712531 gene encoding hevamine-A — translation MANKCNAILSLLLLLVGTSHGGGIAIYWGQNGNEGTLSQACATAKYSHVNIAFLNNFGNGQTPQMNLAGHCNPSILNSCTKFSAEIKDCQSKGIKVLLSIGGGIGNYSLSSIEDARNVSKFLWNTFLGGKSPSRPLGDAVLDGVDFDIELGSTANWEHLARFLKAYSRRGREVYLAAAPQCPIPDRFLGTALNTGLFDFVWVQFYNNPPCSYANGNITNLLNSWSRWTNTVPATNIFLGLPAAPAAAGSGYIPPDVLTNQILPEIKKSPKYGGVMLWSRFYDVKNGYSDSIVSSV, via the coding sequence ATGGCAAACAAGTGTAATGCTATTTtgtccctcctcctcctccttgttGGAACATCACATGGAGGTGGCATAGCTATATACTGGGGACAAAACGGCAATGAAGGAACCTTATCTCAAGCATGTGCCACTGCCAAATACTCCCACGTTAACATAGCATTTCTCAACAACTTTGGCAATGGCCAAACCCCACAAATGAACCTCGCTGGCCACTGCAACCCCTCCATCCTCAATTCATGCACCAAATTCAGTGCTGAAATCAAGGATTGCCAGAGCAAAGGGATCAAGGTATTGCTCTCCATCGGCGGCGGCATCGGCAACTACTCCTTATCTTCAATTGAGGATGCAAGAAATGTATCAAAGTTTTTGTGGAACACTTTCTTGGGTGGCAAGTCACCTTCACGGCCGTTAGGGGATGCTGTTTTGGATGGCGTAGACTTCGACATTGAGCTCGGGTCAACCGCAAATTGGGAGCACCTGGCGCGGTTCCTCAAGGCTTATAGCCGAAGAGGAAGGGAGGTGTACCTTGCTGCTGCTCCTCAGTGTCCAATTCCCGATAGGTTTTTAGGGACTGCCCTTAACACAGGGCTCTTCGACTTTGTTTGGGTTCAGTTCTATAACAACCCTCCTTGCTCTTATGCCAACGGTAACATAACTAATCTTCTCAATTCTTGGTCACGGTGGACGAATACCGTTCCCGCAACCAACATATTCTTGGGGCTGCCGGCTGCTCCGGCTGCAGCCGGGAGCGGTTACATTCCTCCTGATGTGTTGACTAATCAGATCCTGCCGGAGATCAAGAAGTCGCCCAAGTATGGAGGGGTGATGCTTTGGTCAAGATTCTATGATGTAAAGAATGGGTACAGTGACTCCATCGTTAGCAGCGTGTGA
- the LOC112712532 gene encoding uncharacterized protein, with protein sequence MAANSFQQQKQNHGNKVVPKQQCSSRRTPSFSSSSSSSVESSSFYYFHDDHNKILLSPASPLRFSGGVPFSWEHLPGIPKKQSSKRIPSSPSSMKLLPLMPPPTKHGSHDQEASRIRKKNSSFQKDPFLAALVECSKEDQDEETRTRNRNLWSGPKVSRSISDRFGFTDIYGSCKRTCAVSESIVYLPSSSSSSSSSSSRRRTL encoded by the coding sequence ATGGCAGCTAATAGTTTTCAGCAACAGAAGCAGAACCATGGCAACAAGGTTGTTCCAAAACAACAATGTTCATCTAGAAGAACACCTTCATTCTCCTCATCATCTTCATCCTCCGTTGAATCTTCATCATTCTACTACTTCCATGACGACCACAACAAGATTCTCCTCAGCCCTGCTTCTCCTCTTAGATTCTCCGGCGGCGTTCCGTTCTCCTGGGAGCATCTTCCCGGCATCCCGAAGAAGCAGAGTTCAAAGAGAATCCCCTCATCACCTTCGTCAATGAAGCTGCTTCCATTGATGCCACCGCCAACCAAGCACGGTAGCCATGATCAAGAAGCTTCTAGAATTCGAAAGAAGAACTCCAGCTTCCAGAAAGATCCATTCTTAGCAGCACTTGTAGAGTGTTCGAAAGAAGATCAAGATgaagaaacaagaacaagaaaCAGGAATCTGTGGAGTGGACCAAAGGTTTCAAGGAGTATCAGTGATCGTTTCGGATTCACAGACATTTATGGTTCTTGTAAGAGAACTTGTGCTGTTTCTGAATCCATTGTTTACCTTCCAAGCTCTtcatcttcttcgtcttcttcttcaagccGCCGCAGAACTCTCTGA
- the LOC112712530 gene encoding receptor homology region, transmembrane domain- and RING domain-containing protein 2, with protein MIFNQKLCPFVLFKSFALMGTSNLLLFLFSLLGLCALSAAKVVLIGNNITLSFDDIEANFAPTIKGSGECGVLYSAEPLDACTDLSNKAPQLPNASLPFVLMIRGGCSFEEKVRRAQAAGYKAAIVYDNEDSGVLVAMAGNSAGIRIHAVFISKASGELLKEYAGRTDVELWLIPSFENSAWSIMAISFISLLAMSAVLATCFFVRRHRIRRERPQASRVREFHGMSSRLVKAMPSLIFTAVLEDNCTSRTCAICLEDYCVGEKLRILPCCHKFHAICVDSWLTSWRTFCPVCKRDARTGLSEPPPSESTPLLSASPASVSSSILSSTRSSLASSPAIQIARPPSHASSVSRNHSLASTPYVQPSYRSYRQSPSRSISRSSVDLRNASQRSLASHLNSPHSMGYPSLSSLNSRFMSAYVPSPSNASVSILGSSSHRQHPLRYSESAASFSPFASANSLPEC; from the exons ATGATTTTCAACCAAAAGCTTTGCCCTTttgttcttttcaaatcttttgcaCTGATGGGTACCTCGaatcttctcctctttctcttctctctgcTGGGTTTGTGTGCTTTGTCAGCTGCCAAAGTGGTGCTGATTGGGAACAACATCACTCTCTCCTTCGATGATATCGAAGCTAATTTCG CTCCGACGATCAAAGGGTCTGGAGAATGTGGGGTCTTATATTCGGCAGAGCCACTTGATGCTTGCACTGACCTCTCGAACAAAGCTCCACAACTTCCAAATGCGAGTTTGCCTTTTGTTTTGATGATTAGGGGAGGATGTAGCTTTGAGGAAAAGGTCAGAAGAGCACAAGCGGCTGGCTACAAAGCTGCAATTGTCTATGACAATGAGGATAGTGGTGTCTTGGTTGCAA TGGCAGGAAATTCTGCTGGCATAAGAATACATGCTGTGTTTATATCAAAAGCTTCAGGTGAATTACTAAAGGAATATGCTGGAAGGACTGATGTGGAGCTATGGCTTATTCCAAGTTTTGAGAACTCAGCATGGTCAATCATGGCAATTTCATTTATTTCCCTACTAGCAATGTCTGCTGTGCTTGCCACCTGTTTCTTTGTTCGTAGGCATCGCATAAGAAGGGAAAGGCCTCAAGCTTCTCGTGTTCGTGAATTTCATGGTATGAGTAGTCGCCTAGTGAAAGCAATGCCTAGTTTGATATTTACTGCAGTCTTAGAAGACAACTGTACCTCAAGAACATGTGCCATATGTCTTGAAGATTATTGTGTTGGAGAGAAGCTCAGGATACTCCCTTGTTGTCACA AGTTTCATGCTATATGCGTGGATTCTTGGCTTACCTCATGGAGAACATTTTGCCCAGTTTGTAAGCGTGATGCAAGAACTGGTTTAAGCGAACCTCCGCCTTCTGAATCCACGCCTTTGCTTTCGGCCAGCCCAGCATCTGTATCATCCTCCATCTTATCTTCTACAAGGTCATCATTAGCGTCATCCCCAGCTATTCAAATTGCTCGTCCACCTTCACATGCCTCGTCCGTTTCTCGCAACCACTCATTAGCTAGCACCCCTTATGTTCAGCCGTCTTATAGGTCCTACCGACAATCCCCATCGCGAAGCATCAGTCGAAGCTCTGTAGACCTTAGGAATGCATCCCAAAGATCTCTAGCTTCTCACTTGAATTCACCACATTCCATGGGCTACCCATCTTTGTCTTCTCTTAACTCAAGGTTCATGTCTGCTTATGTTCCAAGTCCTAGCAATGCTTCTGTAAGTATTCTCGGGTCATCAAGTCACCGACAGCATCCACTCCGATACAGTGAGTCAGCTGCGAGTTTCTCGCCATTTGCATCCGCAAACTCCCTCCcagagtgttaa